The bacterium genome contains a region encoding:
- the ndhB_2 gene encoding NAD(P)H-quinone oxidoreductase subunit 2, chloroplastic gives MATQPSALKNPFSAEAGEGGIKGLLPFLPWFVLAILAAARWDLVVDFYQIFIDNPLEIMAETYTAYFLLVHEFAIAVGALMVLILDMIRPVGYRRKAPIITLCTNFISWGLVWYTQYQVSRYFNPAIGQYWGGQETIDPFSLFLKSVALIAAIYSTLLSMRSALPVNYMGEFYFLLEMNVLAMTFVVSSSDLLAMFVLTEFVSLASYIMVSVRKDQPRSIEAGMKYFLFGSLTSAFMLLGILFLYGMTGTTNLYVMKDTLHHAFGPGGTPEPIYFLAVTCLMVGMGFKLAMAPFHLWAADAYEGAPIPVVQFIAVAPKVTTAAILIRILLLGLSNLAPIWVPTLLAMAATSMVVGNLFAMRQSNIKRFLAFSGVAQMGYMMMGMAAAGHVAYYNTNGAVNSMGYQSVLNYFIYYTFMLCGMLTIANIVEWHTGHDTFHGWKGLGRRAPASALTATVCLLALAGIPPTGGFIAKFYVFAAAMSEGLYWIVILGAVMAVIASFYYLNLIRVMWVEPVPEGEVQFFQPDFLHRMLMIPPFAVLLFTFVPIPIIGGTLAQYLYNYAGGSTFLTFNIYFGTSPSPGM, from the coding sequence ATGGCCACTCAACCAAGCGCGCTCAAAAATCCCTTCTCCGCTGAAGCGGGTGAGGGAGGCATCAAAGGCCTCCTGCCGTTTCTCCCATGGTTCGTGCTGGCCATCCTGGCCGCCGCCCGCTGGGACCTGGTAGTCGACTTCTATCAGATCTTCATCGACAACCCGCTTGAGATCATGGCCGAGACCTACACGGCCTACTTCCTGCTGGTCCACGAGTTCGCCATCGCGGTCGGCGCCCTGATGGTCCTGATTTTGGACATGATTCGTCCGGTGGGCTATCGACGTAAAGCGCCGATCATCACGCTCTGTACCAACTTCATCTCCTGGGGACTGGTCTGGTACACGCAGTACCAGGTCAGCCGGTACTTCAACCCCGCCATCGGACAGTACTGGGGCGGTCAGGAGACCATCGACCCCTTCTCCCTCTTCCTGAAGAGTGTCGCCCTCATCGCCGCGATCTACTCCACGCTCCTCTCCATGCGTTCGGCCCTGCCGGTGAACTACATGGGCGAGTTCTATTTCCTGCTGGAGATGAACGTGCTGGCCATGACCTTCGTGGTCAGCTCTTCCGACCTGCTGGCGATGTTCGTCCTCACCGAGTTCGTGTCGCTGGCCAGCTACATCATGGTGTCGGTCCGGAAGGACCAGCCCCGCTCCATTGAGGCGGGGATGAAGTACTTCCTCTTCGGGTCCCTGACCTCCGCCTTCATGCTCCTGGGGATTCTGTTCCTGTATGGCATGACCGGCACGACCAATCTCTATGTGATGAAGGACACCCTGCATCACGCCTTCGGTCCCGGGGGGACGCCGGAGCCGATCTACTTCCTGGCGGTTACCTGCCTCATGGTGGGAATGGGCTTTAAGCTCGCGATGGCTCCCTTCCATCTCTGGGCCGCAGACGCCTACGAAGGCGCGCCGATCCCGGTGGTGCAGTTCATCGCGGTCGCGCCGAAAGTCACCACGGCGGCGATCCTGATTCGGATTCTCCTGCTGGGCCTCTCCAATCTCGCCCCCATCTGGGTCCCGACCCTCCTGGCGATGGCGGCCACCTCCATGGTGGTGGGCAATCTCTTCGCTATGCGGCAGTCCAACATCAAACGCTTCCTGGCCTTCTCTGGTGTCGCCCAGATGGGCTACATGATGATGGGGATGGCCGCCGCCGGTCATGTGGCCTACTACAACACCAACGGTGCGGTGAACAGCATGGGCTACCAGTCCGTGCTCAACTATTTCATCTACTACACGTTCATGCTCTGCGGGATGCTGACCATCGCGAACATCGTCGAGTGGCATACCGGGCACGACACCTTCCACGGCTGGAAAGGGCTGGGGCGTCGTGCGCCGGCCAGTGCCCTGACAGCGACCGTCTGCCTCCTTGCCCTGGCGGGCATCCCGCCTACGGGGGGCTTCATCGCGAAGTTCTATGTCTTCGCGGCCGCCATGAGCGAGGGGCTCTACTGGATTGTCATCCTGGGCGCGGTGATGGCTGTGATCGCGTCGTTCTACTACCTGAATCTGATCCGGGTCATGTGGGTCGAGCCGGTCCCCGAAGGGGAAGTGCAGTTCTTCCAGCCCGATTTCCTGCACCGGATGCTCATGATTCCGCCCTTCGCGGTCCTGCTCTTTACGTTCGTCCCGATCCCGATCATTGGGGGCACCCTGGCGCAGTACCTGTACAACTATGCCGGGGGTAGCACCTTCCTGACCTTCAACATCTATTTCGGGACGTCGCCCTCGCCGGGTATGTAA